In one window of Azotobacter salinestris DNA:
- a CDS encoding M16 family metallopeptidase, with product MNVIARHAAALLLGMPLAALAAASQPTHEYTLDNGLKVIVREDHRAPVVVSQLWYKVGSSYETPGQTGLSHVLEHMMFKGSRKLGPGESSRILRELGAEENAFTGDDYTAYYQVLARDRLPVALELEADRLASLRLPPEEFDREIEVVKEERRLRTDDRPSAQAYERFKAMAYPASGYRTPTIGWMADLDRMSVDDLRTWYQSWYVPNNATLVVVGDVTGDEVKRLAERYFGTIPSRPLPVAKRPLEPAEPGERRLRLNLKVQLPSLMYGFNVPGLATAESPREAHALRLIAGLLDGGYSARIPARLERGEELVSGAGAGYDAYVRGDSLFVLNATPNVQKGRTLEEVEAGLWRLLDELKETPPTVEELERVRAQVIAGLVYERDSIARQATTIGQLETVGLSWQLIDEELAALEAVTPQDIQAAARRYFTRSRLTVAHVLPEEANHD from the coding sequence ATGAACGTGATCGCTCGCCATGCCGCCGCCCTGCTGCTCGGCATGCCGCTGGCGGCGCTGGCCGCCGCCTCCCAGCCGACCCACGAATACACCCTGGACAACGGCCTCAAGGTCATCGTCCGCGAGGACCACCGCGCTCCGGTGGTGGTCTCGCAGCTGTGGTACAAGGTCGGCTCCAGCTACGAAACGCCCGGCCAGACCGGCCTTTCCCACGTCCTCGAACACATGATGTTCAAGGGCAGCCGCAAGCTCGGCCCCGGCGAATCCTCGCGCATCCTGCGCGAGCTGGGCGCCGAGGAGAACGCCTTCACCGGTGACGACTACACCGCCTACTACCAGGTGCTGGCACGCGACCGCCTGCCGGTGGCCCTCGAGCTGGAGGCCGACCGCCTGGCCAGCCTGCGCCTGCCGCCGGAAGAGTTCGACCGCGAGATCGAGGTGGTCAAGGAGGAGCGCCGCCTGCGCACCGACGACCGCCCCAGCGCCCAGGCCTACGAGCGCTTCAAGGCCATGGCCTACCCGGCCAGCGGCTACCGCACCCCGACCATCGGCTGGATGGCCGACCTCGACCGGATGAGCGTCGACGACCTGCGCACCTGGTACCAATCCTGGTACGTGCCGAACAACGCCACCCTGGTGGTAGTCGGCGACGTCACCGGCGACGAGGTGAAGCGGCTTGCCGAGCGCTACTTCGGCACCATTCCGTCGCGTCCGCTGCCGGTCGCCAAGCGCCCGCTGGAACCGGCCGAACCAGGCGAACGGCGTCTCCGGCTGAACCTCAAGGTGCAGCTGCCGAGCCTCATGTACGGTTTCAACGTGCCCGGTCTGGCCACCGCCGAGAGCCCCCGCGAGGCCCATGCGCTGCGCCTGATCGCCGGCCTGCTCGACGGTGGCTACAGCGCGCGCATCCCGGCCCGCCTGGAGCGCGGCGAGGAGCTGGTGTCCGGCGCCGGCGCCGGCTACGACGCCTACGTGCGCGGCGACAGCCTGTTCGTCCTCAACGCCACGCCCAACGTGCAGAAGGGTCGCACCCTGGAAGAGGTCGAGGCCGGGCTCTGGCGCCTGCTCGACGAGCTCAAGGAAACCCCGCCGACGGTCGAGGAACTGGAGCGCGTACGCGCCCAGGTCATCGCCGGCCTGGTCTACGAGCGCGACTCCATCGCCCGCCAGGCCACCACCATCGGCCAGCTGGAAACCGTGGGCCTGTCCTGGCAACTGATCGACGAGGAGCTGGCCGCCCTGGAGGCGGTTACCCCGCAGGACATCCAGGCCGCCGCACGCCGCTACTTCACCCGCTCGCGCCTCACCGTCGCGCACGTCCTGCCCGAGGAGGCCAACCATGACTGA
- the rsmD gene encoding 16S rRNA (guanine(966)-N(2))-methyltransferase RsmD yields the protein MRQTSRPFRPAVRPHGGQGQLRIIGGEWRSRRFAFPEAPGLRPTPDRVRETLFNWLAPHIEGARVLDPFAGSGALYLEALSRGAAQALALDLNGEVIASLRRHLDSLRCGNGQLLQGDALRYLEHQSPSPFDLVFLDPPFHRNLLTPVCRLLEERGWLAQDAWIYTESEAPPSSLGLPDKWRLHREKQAGQVYYALWQRTG from the coding sequence ATGCGCCAGACCTCCCGGCCTTTCCGCCCGGCCGTCCGTCCCCACGGCGGCCAGGGCCAGTTGCGCATCATCGGCGGCGAGTGGCGCTCGCGCCGCTTCGCCTTCCCCGAGGCGCCGGGCCTGCGCCCGACGCCCGACCGGGTCCGCGAAACCCTGTTCAACTGGTTGGCGCCTCATATAGAAGGCGCCCGCGTGCTCGACCCCTTCGCCGGCAGCGGCGCGCTCTACCTGGAAGCCCTGTCGCGCGGCGCCGCCCAGGCCCTGGCGCTGGATCTCAACGGCGAGGTCATCGCCAGCCTGCGCCGCCACCTCGACAGCCTGCGCTGCGGCAACGGCCAGCTGCTGCAGGGCGATGCCCTGCGCTATCTGGAGCACCAGTCGCCGAGTCCCTTCGACCTGGTGTTTCTCGACCCACCGTTCCATCGGAACCTGCTAACGCCCGTCTGCCGGCTGCTCGAGGAGCGCGGCTGGCTGGCCCAAGACGCCTGGATCTACACTGAAAGCGAGGCTCCGCCCTCCAGTCTCGGCTTGCCGGACAAGTGGCGCCTGCACCGGGAAAAGCAGGCCGGCCAGGTGTATTACGCGCTGTGGCAGAGGACCGGCTGA
- the ftsE gene encoding cell division ATP-binding protein FtsE: protein MIRFEQVGKRYPNGHVGLHELSFHVRHGEFLFVTGHSGAGKSTLLRLLLAMERPTSGRLLLAGQDLAGITTAQIPFLRRQIGVVFQNHQLLFDRSVFDNVALPLKILGLRKEEIARRTLLALERVSLHDKAEQFPSDLSTGQQQRVGIARAVVHQPALLLADEPTGNLDPRLAAEIMKVFEDINRLGTTVLIASHDLALIARMRHRLLTLQRGRLIADGEAA, encoded by the coding sequence ATGATCCGCTTCGAACAGGTCGGCAAGCGCTATCCCAACGGCCATGTCGGCCTGCACGAGCTGAGTTTCCACGTGCGGCATGGCGAGTTCCTGTTCGTCACCGGCCATTCCGGCGCCGGCAAGAGCACCCTGCTGCGCCTGCTGCTGGCCATGGAGCGTCCGACCAGCGGCCGGCTGCTGCTGGCCGGGCAGGACCTGGCGGGCATCACCACTGCGCAGATCCCCTTCCTGCGCCGGCAGATCGGCGTAGTGTTCCAGAACCATCAACTGCTGTTCGACCGCAGCGTGTTCGACAACGTGGCCCTGCCGCTGAAGATCCTCGGCCTGCGCAAGGAAGAGATCGCCCGGCGCACCCTGCTCGCCCTGGAGCGGGTCAGTCTCCACGACAAGGCCGAGCAGTTCCCGTCCGACCTGTCCACCGGCCAGCAGCAGCGGGTCGGCATCGCCCGTGCGGTGGTCCACCAGCCGGCCCTGCTGCTGGCCGACGAGCCGACCGGCAACCTCGACCCGCGACTGGCCGCGGAAATCATGAAGGTGTTCGAGGACATCAACCGTCTCGGCACCACGGTACTGATCGCCAGCCACGACCTGGCGCTGATCGCGCGGATGCGCCACCGCCTGCTTACCCTGCAGCGCGGGCGCCTGATCGCCGACGGGGAGGCGGCCTGA
- the ggt gene encoding gamma-glutamyltransferase, which produces MPGDGTPARHERPLGRLLAGLALLALAVTAQAQAPVRAALATPHPLAGAAGREILEAGGNAFDAAVAVAASLAVVEPYGSGLGGGGFFLLREDQGDAPARYLFLDARERAPLAAHAELYVRDGRAQPHLSRDGALAAAIPGLPAALVELAARHGRLPLKDSLAPAIRQARDGFPVDRIYRQRAGFRLSALRDDPESARLFLADGELPAEGRLVRQPELAATLERLAEHGHDGFYAGATAERLVAGVRAAGGIWSAEDLARYRVAAREPLRFSLHEGRELIGAPPPSAGGIALAQSLGMLEQLPWRTADRVQRSHYVVEALRRAFRDRGLLGDPDFVANPVERLLAPAYLRELAAGIDPQRATPSASLASAPAWREGEHTTHFAVLDAEGNAVAATLSINLPFGAAFTVPGTGVLLNDEMDDFAADLQGSNAYRLAASPANAVAAGKRPLSSMSPTFIESADDLAAFGTPGGSRIPGMVLLAVLEHLDGQPIRRWPALPRYHHQYLPDVIEHEPDAFDATQIHELQRRGHQLKAREPYGNQQVLHWDKRSGAVEAASDPRGLGRPHYLPARP; this is translated from the coding sequence GTGCCCGGCGACGGAACGCCTGCCCGCCATGAACGGCCCCTCGGCCGGCTCCTCGCCGGCCTCGCGCTGCTGGCCCTCGCGGTCACGGCCCAGGCGCAGGCCCCTGTCCGTGCCGCCCTCGCCACGCCCCACCCTCTGGCCGGCGCCGCCGGCCGGGAAATCCTCGAAGCCGGCGGCAACGCCTTCGACGCCGCCGTGGCGGTCGCCGCCAGCCTGGCGGTGGTCGAACCCTACGGCTCCGGCCTCGGCGGCGGCGGCTTCTTTCTGCTGCGCGAGGACCAGGGTGACGCCCCGGCCCGCTACCTGTTCCTCGATGCCCGCGAACGCGCGCCCCTCGCCGCCCATGCCGAACTCTACGTGCGCGACGGCCGCGCCCAGCCCCACCTGTCCCGCGACGGCGCCCTGGCCGCGGCGATTCCCGGCCTGCCGGCGGCGCTGGTCGAACTGGCCGCCCGCCACGGCCGCCTGCCGCTGAAGGACAGCCTGGCACCGGCGATCCGCCAGGCCCGCGACGGCTTTCCCGTCGACCGCATCTACCGGCAGCGTGCCGGCTTCCGCCTGAGCGCCCTGCGCGACGACCCGGAGAGCGCCCGGCTGTTCCTCGCCGACGGCGAGCTTCCCGCCGAAGGCCGCCTGGTGCGCCAACCGGAGCTGGCCGCAACCCTCGAACGGCTCGCCGAACACGGCCATGACGGCTTCTATGCCGGCGCCACCGCCGAGCGGCTGGTCGCCGGGGTGCGGGCCGCCGGCGGCATCTGGAGCGCCGAGGATCTGGCCCGCTACCGGGTGGCCGCACGCGAGCCGCTGCGCTTTTCCCTGCACGAAGGGCGCGAGCTGATCGGCGCGCCGCCGCCCTCGGCCGGCGGCATCGCCCTGGCGCAGAGCCTCGGCATGCTCGAGCAGTTGCCCTGGCGGACGGCCGACCGCGTGCAGCGCAGCCATTACGTGGTGGAGGCGTTGCGCCGTGCCTTCCGCGACCGCGGCCTGCTCGGCGATCCGGACTTCGTCGCCAACCCCGTCGAGCGCCTGCTCGCCCCCGCCTACCTGCGCGAACTGGCCGCCGGCATCGACCCGCAGCGGGCCACCCCCAGCGCCAGCCTGGCGTCGGCGCCGGCCTGGCGCGAGGGCGAGCACACCACCCACTTCGCCGTGCTGGACGCCGAAGGCAACGCGGTGGCCGCCACCCTGTCGATCAACCTGCCGTTCGGCGCCGCCTTCACCGTGCCGGGCACCGGGGTGCTGCTCAACGACGAGATGGACGACTTCGCCGCCGACCTGCAGGGCAGCAATGCCTACCGGCTCGCCGCCAGCCCGGCCAACGCCGTCGCCGCCGGCAAGCGTCCGCTGTCCAGCATGAGCCCCACCTTCATCGAAAGCGCCGACGACCTGGCCGCCTTCGGCACCCCCGGCGGCAGCCGCATCCCCGGCATGGTGCTGCTGGCCGTGCTGGAACACCTCGACGGCCAGCCGATCCGGCGCTGGCCGGCGCTGCCGCGCTACCACCACCAGTACCTGCCGGATGTCATCGAGCACGAACCGGACGCCTTCGACGCCACGCAAATCCATGAATTGCAGCGCCGCGGTCATCAGCTGAAGGCGCGCGAGCCCTACGGCAACCAGCAGGTGCTGCACTGGGACAAGCGCAGCGGCGCGGTCGAGGCGGCCAGCGATCCGCGCGGCCTGGGGCGTCCGCACTACCTGCCCGCCCGCCCCTGA
- a CDS encoding (Fe-S)-binding protein: protein MKTFLDWSAYKDAGMGDAYADIPRHGGDFAKAVAVCINSRQCEAEGKQVMCPSFRVSGNEHLSTGGRVRLLKAALNSELAEQALADPTLAEAMDLCVACKGCKRECEANVDMPLIKAEYLAQRVAREGLGWRSRLFGHTPRWLHRAPWLKPLVRLRNASPLLARLSERLFGLAAGRALPEPAAKPFAAAPTDATPAEGLPEVVLLVDTFTRHFEPGIAEAALAVLEAGGYRVLIAAPEGSDDEPTRALCCGRTYLAQGMVDQARSEARRLVQALLPHVQAGRTVVGLEASCVLGLRDDAQALGLGEAVEQVAKHTLLFEEFLSREATAKRLDLPLKALAGSETLVHGHCHQKAVGAMKSMRRVLKLIPDHEFSLIESGCCGMAGTFGIEAEHAELSSKMAEQALMPALREKPAARVVANGFSCRHQMRAHGDQRPRHLAELLRDALEEKAG from the coding sequence ATGAAAACCTTCCTCGACTGGTCCGCCTACAAGGACGCCGGCATGGGCGACGCCTATGCCGACATTCCCAGGCACGGCGGCGACTTCGCCAAGGCGGTGGCGGTGTGCATCAACAGCCGCCAGTGCGAGGCCGAGGGCAAGCAGGTGATGTGCCCGAGCTTCCGCGTCAGCGGCAACGAACACCTCTCCACCGGCGGCCGGGTGCGCCTGCTCAAGGCGGCGCTGAACAGCGAGCTGGCCGAGCAGGCGCTGGCCGATCCTACCCTGGCCGAAGCCATGGACCTCTGCGTGGCCTGCAAGGGCTGCAAGCGCGAGTGCGAGGCCAACGTCGACATGCCGCTGATCAAGGCCGAATACCTCGCCCAGCGCGTCGCCCGCGAGGGCCTCGGCTGGCGTAGCCGGCTGTTCGGCCACACCCCGCGCTGGCTGCACCGCGCGCCCTGGCTGAAGCCCCTGGTGCGCCTGCGCAACGCCAGCCCGCTGCTGGCGCGGCTGTCCGAGCGCCTGTTCGGCCTGGCCGCCGGCCGCGCCCTGCCGGAGCCGGCTGCCAAACCCTTCGCCGCCGCGCCAACCGATGCCACGCCCGCCGAAGGCCTGCCCGAGGTGGTGCTGCTGGTCGACACCTTCACCCGCCACTTCGAGCCGGGCATCGCCGAGGCGGCGCTCGCCGTGCTCGAGGCCGGCGGCTACCGGGTGCTGATCGCCGCGCCGGAAGGCAGCGACGACGAGCCGACGCGCGCCCTGTGCTGCGGCCGCACCTACCTGGCCCAGGGCATGGTCGATCAGGCGCGCAGCGAGGCCCGCCGTCTGGTCCAGGCGCTGCTGCCCCACGTGCAGGCCGGACGCACCGTCGTCGGCCTGGAAGCCTCCTGCGTGCTCGGCCTGCGCGACGACGCCCAGGCGCTCGGCCTCGGCGAAGCCGTGGAGCAGGTGGCCAAGCACACCCTGCTGTTCGAGGAGTTCCTCTCCCGCGAAGCCACCGCCAAGCGCCTCGACCTGCCGCTCAAGGCTCTGGCCGGCAGCGAGACCCTGGTCCACGGCCATTGCCACCAGAAGGCGGTGGGCGCCATGAAGTCCATGCGCCGGGTGCTCAAGCTGATCCCCGACCACGAGTTCAGCCTGATCGAATCCGGCTGCTGCGGCATGGCTGGCACCTTCGGCATCGAAGCCGAACATGCCGAACTGTCGTCGAAGATGGCCGAACAGGCGCTGATGCCGGCTCTCAGGGAAAAACCCGCGGCGCGGGTAGTGGCCAACGGTTTCTCCTGCCGCCACCAGATGCGCGCCCACGGCGACCAGCGGCCACGGCACCTGGCCGAGCTGCTGCGGGATGCGCTGGAGGAAAAGGCCGGCTGA
- a CDS encoding hydrolase, with protein MNDIPFRPAWWLPGPHLQTLWGPLCRRPPPLERRRERLWLADGDFLDLDWHGPDAPRAPLVLVLHGLTGSSRSLYVLGLQQALAERGWASAALNWRGCSGEPNRLPRAYHSGASDDLAAVIAHLRRLRPHAPLHAVGYSLGGNVLLKHLGESGADCALQAAVAVSVPFRLDQCADRIGQGFSRLYQAHFMRAMRLYVEDKQRLFARLGQAEHLATLERLGPLQGLRTFWEFDGRITAPLHGFRDAGDYYRRASSRYFLAAIRVPTLLIQAADDPFVFPHSLPQPDELSACIEFELQPGGGHVGFVEGSPQRPGHYLERRIPAWLAALPR; from the coding sequence ATGAACGACATTCCCTTCCGCCCCGCCTGGTGGCTGCCCGGTCCGCACCTGCAAACCCTGTGGGGACCGCTGTGCCGCAGGCCGCCGCCGCTGGAGCGCCGCCGCGAGCGCCTGTGGCTGGCGGACGGCGATTTCCTCGACCTCGACTGGCACGGCCCGGACGCTCCGCGAGCGCCCCTGGTGCTGGTCCTGCACGGCCTGACCGGCTCTTCCCGCTCGCTCTACGTGCTCGGCCTGCAGCAGGCCCTGGCGGAGCGCGGCTGGGCCAGCGCGGCGCTGAACTGGCGCGGCTGCTCCGGCGAGCCCAACCGACTGCCGCGGGCCTACCACTCCGGCGCCAGCGACGACCTCGCCGCGGTCATCGCCCACCTGCGAAGGCTGCGCCCGCACGCCCCGCTGCATGCGGTCGGCTATTCCCTGGGCGGCAACGTGCTGCTCAAGCACCTCGGCGAGAGCGGCGCGGACTGCGCCCTGCAGGCGGCCGTGGCGGTGTCGGTGCCATTTCGCCTGGACCAGTGCGCCGACCGCATCGGCCAGGGCTTCTCGCGGCTCTACCAGGCGCACTTCATGCGCGCCATGCGTCTCTACGTGGAGGACAAGCAGCGCCTGTTCGCCCGCCTCGGCCAGGCCGAGCACCTCGCCACCCTGGAGCGCCTCGGCCCGCTGCAGGGCCTGCGCACCTTCTGGGAGTTCGACGGGCGCATCACCGCGCCGCTGCACGGCTTCCGGGATGCCGGCGACTACTACCGGCGCGCCTCCAGCCGCTACTTCCTCGCCGCCATCCGCGTGCCGACCCTGCTCATCCAGGCCGCCGACGACCCCTTCGTGTTTCCCCACAGCCTGCCGCAGCCCGACGAGCTGTCGGCCTGCATCGAGTTCGAACTGCAGCCCGGCGGTGGCCACGTCGGTTTCGTCGAAGGCTCGCCGCAGCGGCCCGGCCACTACCTGGAGCGGCGCATCCCCGCCTGGCTGGCGGCTCTGCCGCGCTGA
- a CDS encoding YfhL family 4Fe-4S dicluster ferredoxin, with amino-acid sequence MSLKITDDCINCDVCEPECPNGAISQGEEIYVIDPNLCTECVGHYDEPQCQQVCPVDCIPHDENHVESRDELMQKYLIITGKA; translated from the coding sequence ATGTCCCTGAAGATCACCGACGATTGCATCAACTGCGACGTCTGCGAACCCGAGTGCCCGAACGGCGCCATCTCCCAGGGGGAAGAGATCTACGTGATCGATCCCAACCTGTGCACCGAATGCGTCGGCCACTACGACGAACCCCAATGCCAGCAGGTCTGTCCGGTGGACTGCATCCCCCATGACGAAAACCATGTCGAGAGCCGCGACGAGCTGATGCAGAAGTACCTGATCATCACCGGCAAGGCCTGA
- the ftsY gene encoding signal recognition particle-docking protein FtsY, producing MFGSNDDKKPAEAGEKKGLFGWFRKKEQSAPASTPEAEVPAAGSEPSEAVEAPRPEAAEPQPAVPEAPPATEPSRSDAAALADEAGPAVAPEEEAVFSSRWRGAAHGALAPAVEAAPVSEPEPLPAVEAEAPVPVAQPAPRPNKSGFFARLRQGLAKTGSTLGDGMASLFLGQKAIDDELLEELETRLLLADVGVEATGAIIQSLTRRVARKELADSEALYRALQEELTALLKPVEQPLALDAAQPPYVILVVGVNGVGKTTTIGKLAARLQQDGKKVMLAAGDTFRAAAVEQLQVWGERNRIPVIAQHTGADSASVIFDALQAAKARGMDVLIADTAGRLHTKDNLMEELKKVRRVLGKLDDAAPHEVLLVLDAGTGQNAISQTRQFNQAVEITGLALTKLDGTAKGGVIFALAKQFGLPIRYIGVGEGVDDLRTFVAEEFVRALFAEKPAQ from the coding sequence ATGTTTGGTTCAAACGACGACAAGAAGCCGGCCGAGGCCGGAGAGAAGAAAGGCCTGTTCGGCTGGTTCCGCAAGAAGGAGCAATCCGCACCGGCGTCCACCCCCGAGGCGGAAGTCCCGGCGGCCGGCAGCGAGCCGTCGGAGGCCGTCGAGGCTCCCCGTCCGGAAGCGGCCGAGCCGCAGCCAGCCGTCCCCGAGGCGCCGCCGGCGACCGAGCCTTCCCGAAGTGACGCGGCGGCGCTGGCCGACGAGGCCGGCCCGGCGGTAGCGCCCGAGGAGGAGGCGGTCTTCTCCAGCCGCTGGCGCGGCGCTGCGCACGGCGCGCTGGCTCCTGCTGTGGAAGCGGCACCGGTGAGCGAGCCCGAGCCGTTGCCGGCCGTCGAGGCCGAGGCGCCGGTCCCGGTCGCCCAGCCCGCGCCGCGGCCGAACAAGTCCGGCTTCTTCGCCCGCCTGCGCCAAGGCTTGGCGAAGACCGGCTCGACTCTCGGCGATGGCATGGCCAGCCTGTTCCTCGGCCAGAAGGCCATCGACGACGAATTGCTGGAGGAACTGGAAACCCGCCTGCTGCTCGCCGACGTCGGCGTCGAGGCGACCGGCGCGATCATCCAGAGCCTGACCCGCCGGGTGGCGCGCAAGGAGCTGGCCGACAGCGAGGCGCTGTACCGCGCCCTGCAGGAGGAACTGACCGCACTGCTCAAGCCGGTCGAACAGCCGCTGGCGCTCGACGCCGCGCAGCCGCCCTACGTGATCCTGGTGGTCGGCGTCAACGGCGTCGGCAAGACCACCACCATCGGCAAGCTGGCCGCGCGTCTGCAGCAGGACGGCAAGAAGGTCATGCTCGCCGCCGGCGACACCTTCCGCGCCGCCGCCGTCGAGCAGCTGCAGGTGTGGGGCGAGCGCAACCGGATTCCGGTGATCGCCCAGCACACCGGCGCGGACTCCGCCTCGGTGATCTTCGATGCCCTGCAGGCCGCCAAGGCGCGCGGCATGGACGTGTTGATCGCCGATACCGCCGGCCGCCTGCACACCAAGGACAATCTCATGGAGGAGCTGAAGAAGGTCCGCCGGGTGCTCGGCAAGCTGGACGATGCGGCGCCCCACGAGGTGCTGCTGGTGCTGGACGCCGGTACCGGGCAGAACGCCATCAGTCAGACCAGGCAGTTCAACCAGGCGGTGGAGATCACCGGCCTGGCGCTGACCAAGCTGGACGGCACCGCCAAGGGCGGGGTGATCTTCGCCCTGGCCAAGCAGTTCGGCCTGCCGATCCGCTATATCGGCGTCGGCGAGGGCGTCGACGACCTGCGCACTTTCGTTGCCGAGGAATTCGTCCGCGCACTGTTCGCGGAGAAGCCGGCGCAATGA
- a CDS encoding M16 family metallopeptidase — translation MTERTRLGYGLIGLILLLLIGLLAWLASLPPRTPADAAPTGPARLESLADLNGEPPVHRALDIQSWRTAEGARVLFVEARQLPMFDLRLTFAAGSSQDGKTPGLALLTNAMLNEGVPGKDATAIAEGFESLGAQFGNGAYRDMAIASLRSLSEPAKREPALALFREVLGRPEFPADALARIKNQLLAGFEMRKQSPGKLASLELNRQLFGAHPYAHPSDGDTESIAPIGREQLQAFHTRAYSAANAVIALVGDLSRAEAEAMAASISAALPAGPALAKPTEPAAPSPGLQHIEYPSQQTHLMLAQLGIARDDPDYAALYLGNQILGGGGFGARLMEEVREKRGLTYGIYSGFTPMQVRGPFMINLQTRADYSQGTLELVQKLVREFIAEGPTEKELKNAKRELIGSFPLSTASNADIVGQLGAIGFYDLPLNHLEVFLQQVQGLTVEQVKTAMARHIDPDGFVVVSAGPTVEQKPLPPPTAPAERPAVTPEH, via the coding sequence ATGACTGAACGCACCCGGCTGGGCTACGGCCTGATCGGCCTGATCCTGCTGCTTCTGATCGGCCTGCTGGCCTGGCTGGCCAGCCTGCCGCCGCGTACCCCTGCCGACGCGGCGCCCACCGGACCGGCCCGCCTGGAGTCGCTGGCCGACCTGAACGGCGAGCCGCCGGTCCACCGCGCCCTGGACATCCAGAGCTGGCGTACCGCCGAAGGCGCCCGGGTGCTCTTCGTCGAGGCCCGCCAGCTGCCGATGTTCGATCTGCGCCTGACCTTCGCCGCCGGCAGCAGCCAGGACGGCAAGACCCCCGGACTGGCCCTGCTGACCAACGCCATGCTCAACGAAGGGGTGCCCGGCAAGGATGCGACCGCCATCGCCGAGGGCTTCGAGAGCCTCGGCGCCCAGTTCGGCAACGGCGCCTATCGCGACATGGCCATCGCCAGCCTGCGCAGCCTGAGCGAACCGGCCAAGCGCGAGCCGGCGCTCGCCCTGTTCCGCGAGGTGCTCGGCCGGCCGGAATTCCCCGCCGACGCCTTGGCGCGGATCAAGAACCAGCTGCTGGCCGGCTTCGAGATGCGCAAGCAGAGCCCCGGCAAGCTGGCCAGCCTCGAGCTCAACCGCCAGCTGTTCGGTGCGCATCCCTACGCCCACCCGAGCGACGGCGACACCGAGTCGATCGCACCGATCGGCCGCGAGCAGCTGCAGGCCTTCCACACCCGCGCCTACAGCGCCGCCAACGCGGTCATCGCGCTGGTCGGCGACCTGTCCCGCGCCGAGGCCGAAGCCATGGCCGCCTCCATCTCCGCCGCGCTGCCGGCGGGACCTGCGCTGGCCAAGCCGACCGAGCCGGCAGCGCCCAGTCCGGGCCTGCAGCACATCGAATACCCCTCTCAGCAGACCCACCTGATGCTCGCCCAGCTCGGCATCGCCCGCGACGACCCGGACTACGCGGCCCTCTACCTGGGCAACCAGATCCTCGGCGGCGGCGGCTTCGGCGCCCGGCTGATGGAGGAGGTGCGCGAGAAGCGCGGGCTGACCTACGGCATCTACTCGGGCTTCACCCCCATGCAGGTGCGCGGCCCCTTCATGATCAACCTGCAGACCCGCGCCGACTACAGCCAGGGCACCCTGGAGCTGGTGCAGAAGCTGGTCCGCGAGTTCATCGCCGAAGGCCCGACCGAGAAAGAGCTGAAGAACGCCAAGCGCGAGCTGATCGGCAGCTTCCCGCTGTCCACCGCGAGCAACGCCGACATCGTCGGCCAGCTCGGTGCCATTGGCTTCTACGACCTGCCGCTGAACCACCTGGAGGTCTTCCTGCAGCAGGTCCAGGGCCTCACCGTGGAACAGGTGAAGACCGCCATGGCCCGGCACATCGACCCGGACGGCTTCGTCGTGGTCAGCGCCGGCCCGACCGTCGAGCAGAAGCCGCTGCCGCCGCCGACCGCGCCCGCCGAGCGCCCCGCCGTCACGCCGGAGCACTGA
- the coaD gene encoding pantetheine-phosphate adenylyltransferase, with product MNRVIYPGTFDPITKGHGDLVERAAKLFDQVIIAVAASPKKNPLFSLEQRVELVREVTRHLPNVEVVGFSSLLAQFARDQKANVLLRGLRAVSDFEYEFQLANMNRQLAPEVESLFLTPSEKYSYISSTLVREIAALGGNIEQFVHPAVAVALRERFRT from the coding sequence ATGAACCGCGTAATCTACCCGGGAACCTTCGATCCGATCACCAAGGGACATGGCGATCTGGTCGAGCGCGCCGCCAAGCTGTTCGACCAGGTGATCATCGCCGTGGCCGCCAGCCCGAAGAAGAACCCGCTGTTTTCCCTCGAGCAACGCGTCGAGCTGGTCCGGGAAGTCACCCGCCACCTGCCCAACGTCGAGGTGGTGGGCTTCTCCAGCCTGCTCGCGCAGTTCGCCCGGGACCAGAAGGCCAACGTGCTGCTGCGCGGCCTGCGCGCGGTGTCCGACTTCGAGTACGAATTCCAGCTGGCCAACATGAACCGCCAGCTCGCACCGGAAGTGGAAAGCCTGTTCCTCACCCCCTCGGAGAAGTACTCCTACATCTCCTCCACCCTGGTCCGGGAAATCGCCGCGCTGGGCGGCAACATCGAGCAGTTCGTGCACCCCGCGGTGGCCGTCGCCCTGCGCGAGCGCTTCCGCACTTGA